One Spinacia oleracea cultivar Varoflay chromosome 4, BTI_SOV_V1, whole genome shotgun sequence DNA segment encodes these proteins:
- the LOC110790949 gene encoding CLAVATA3/ESR (CLE)-related protein 3, whose product IPIHTQYPITLTNLDYKLIMAAFRFWVCLIILLVSFTGSIARPLPPISTLPTNTMAMQGSVKLKHSSTSTLPPVKDKDDMIGQVKEMFKGRMQREDVIRSYYVSDRVSPGGPDPHHH is encoded by the coding sequence ATACCAATTCATACCCAATACCCAATAACATTAACTAATCTCGATTATAAACTTATAATGGCTGCATTCAGATTTTGGGTTTGCCTTATTATCTTACTTGTTTCGTTCACGGGCTCCATAGCTCGGCCTCTACCGCCGATTAGTACATTGCCGACTAATACAATGGCGATGCAAGGCTCTGTAAAACTAAAACACAGCAGCACTAGTACATTGCCGCCGGTCAAGGATAAAGATGATATGATTGGACAGGTGAAAGAAATGTTCAAGGGGAGAATGCAAAGAGAAGATGTTATCAGAAGTTACTATGTTTCAGATAGGGTTAGTCCTGGAGGCCCTGATCCCCACCATCATTAG